In the Rattus rattus isolate New Zealand chromosome 18, Rrattus_CSIRO_v1, whole genome shotgun sequence genome, one interval contains:
- the LOC116887165 gene encoding LOW QUALITY PROTEIN: olfactory receptor 10A4-like (The sequence of the model RefSeq protein was modified relative to this genomic sequence to represent the inferred CDS: substituted 1 base at 1 genomic stop codon) has protein sequence MGVNCSLWQENSLSVKRFAFAKFSEIPGECFLLFTLILLMFLVSLTGNALIALAICTSPSLHTPMYFFLANLSLLEIGYTCSVIPKMLQSLVSEAXGISWEGCATQMFFFIFFGITECCLLAAMAFDRYMAICSPLHYATRMSRGVCAHLAIVSWVMGCTVGLGQTNFIFSLNFCGPCEIDHFFCDLPPLLALACGDTSQNEAAIFVVVVLCISSPFLLIIYSYVRILVAVLVMPSPEGRHKALSTCSSHLLVVTLFYGSGSVTYLRPKSSHSPGMDKLLALFYTAVTPMLNPIIYSLRNKDVKTALRRILGLKKFCQ, from the coding sequence ATGGGTGTCAACTGTTCTCTGTGGCAGGAGAATAGTTTGTCTGTCAAACGCTTTGCATTTGCCAAGTTCTCTGAGATCCCTGGAGAATGCTTCCTCCTGTTCACCCTCATCCTTCTCATGTTCTTAGTATCACTAACAGGAAATGCTCTCATAGCCCTTGCTATTTGTACCAGTCCATCTCtacacacccccatgtacttctttctgGCCAACTTGTCTCTCCTGGAGATTGGCTATACTTGCTCTGTCATACCCAAGATGCTGCAGAGCCTTGTGAGTGAGGCCTGAGGGATCTCTTGGGAGGGTTGTGCCACACAGATGTTCTTCTTCATATTCTTTGGTATAACTGAGTGCTGCCTATTGGCAGCCATGGCCTTTGACCGCTATATGGCTATATGTTCCCCACTCCACTATGCAACCCGAATGAGTCGTGGGGTATGTGCCCATTTGGCAATTGTTTCATGGGTAATGGGATGCACAGTAGGTCTGGGACAgaccaattttattttctccttgaacTTCTGTGGACCCTGTGAGATAGACCACTTCTTCTGTGACCTTCCACCTCTCCTGGCACTTGCCTGTGGTGATACATCCCAAAACGAGGCTGCCATCTTTGTGGTAGTTGTCCTCTGCATATCTAGCCCTTTTTTGCTGATCATTTATTCCTATGTCCGAATTCTCGTTGCAGTGCTGGTGATGCCTTCACCTGAGGGGCGCCACAAAGCCCTTTCAACCTGTTCTTCCCACCTACTTGTAGTCACACTTTTTTATGGCTCAGGATCTGTTACCTATTTGAGGCCTAAGTCTAGCCACTCACCAGGAATGGACAAACTCTTGGCCCTCTTCTACACAGCAGTGACACCCATGCTGAACCCTATCATCTATAGTTTAAGGAACAAGGATGTCAAGACAGCACTGAGAAGAATTCTGGGCCTGAAAAAATTCTGTCAATAA
- the LOC116887327 gene encoding olfactory receptor 10C1-like: MGVNCSLWQENSLSVKRFAFAKFSEVPGECFLLFNLILLMFLVSLTGNALIALAICTSPSLHTPMYFFLANLSLLEIGYTCSVIPKMLQSLVSVAREISREGCATQMFFFIFFGITECCLLAAMAFDRYMAICSPLHYATRMSRGVCAYLAIVSWVMGCIVGLGQTNFIFSLNFCGPCEIDHFFCDLPPLLALACGDTSQIEASIFVVVVLCISSPFLLIIYSYVRILIAVLVMPSPEGRHKALSTCSSHLIVVTLFYGSASFTYLRPKSSHSPGTDKLLALFYTAVTSMLNPIIYSLRNKEVKAALRRTLGLEKILSINT, from the coding sequence ATGGGTGTCAACTGTTCTCTGTGGCAGGAGAATAGTTTGTCTGTCAAACGCTTTGCATTTGCCAAGTTCTCTGAGGTCCCTGGAGAATGCTTCCTCCTGTTCAACCTCATCCTTCTCATGTTCTTAGTATCACTAACAGGAAATGCTCTCATAGCCCTTGCTATTTGCACAAGTCCATCTCtacacacccccatgtacttctttctgGCCAACTTGTCTCTCCTGGAGATTGGCTATACTTGCTCTGTCATACCCAAGATGCTGCAGAGCCTTGTGAGTGTGGCCCGAGAGATCTCTCGGGAGGGATGTGCCACACAGATGTTCTTCTTCATATTCTTTGGTATAACTGAGTGCTGCCTATTGGCAGCCATGGCCTTTGACCGCTATATGGCTATATGTTCCCCACTCCACTATGCAACCCGAATGAGTCGTGGGGTATGTGCCTATTTGGCAATTGTCTCATGGGTAATGGGATGCATAGTAGGTCTGGGACAgaccaattttattttctccttgaacTTCTGTGGACCCTGTGAGATAGACCACTTCTTCTGTGACCTTCCACCTCTCCTGGCACTTGCCTGTGGTGATACATCCCAAATTGAGGCTTCCATCTTTGTGGTAGTTGTCCTCTGCATATCTAGTCCATTTTTACTGATCATTTATTCTTATGTCAGAATTCTCATTGCAGTGCTGGTGATGCCTTCACCTGAGGGGCGCCACAAAGCTCTTTCCACATGTTCCTCACACCTAATTGTAGTCACACTTTTTTATGGCTCTGCATCCTTTACCTATTTGAGGCCCAAGTCTAGCCACTCACCAGGAACGGACAAACTCTTGGCCCTCTTCTACACAGCAGTGACATCCATGCTGAACCCTATCATCTATAGTTTAAGGAataaggaagtcaaggcagcactGAGAAGAACTCTGGGCCTGGAAAAAATTCTGTCAATAAATACGTAA
- the LOC116887294 gene encoding olfactory receptor 10A2-like isoform X1 translates to MTVNCSLWQENSLSVKRFAFAKFSEVPGECFLLFTLILLMFLVSLTGNALIAFAICTSPSLHTPMYFFLANLSLLEIGYTCSVIPKMLQSLVSEARGISWEGCATQMFFFIFFVTLFYGSTSATYLRPKSSHSPGVDKLLALFYTSVTSMLNPIIYSLRNKEVKGALRRTLGLKKVLTMKR, encoded by the exons ATGACTGTCAACTGTTCTCTGTGGCAGGAGAATAGTTTGTCTGTCAAACGCTTTGCATTTGCCAAGTTCTCTGAGGTCCCTGGAGAATGCTTCCTCCTGTTCACCCTCATCCTTCTCATGTTCTTAGTATCACTAACAGGAAATGCTCTCATAGCCTTTGCTATTTGTACCAGTCCATCTCtacacacccccatgtacttctttctgGCCAACTTGTCTCTCCTGGAGATTGGCTATACTTGCTCTGTCATACCCAAGATGCTGCAGAGCCTTGTGAGTGAGGCCCGAGGGATCTCTTGGGAGGGATGTGCCACACAGatgtttttcttcatattctttg TCACACTCTTCTATGGCTCGACATCTGCCACCTATTTGAGGCCCAAATCTAGCCACTCACCAGGAGTGGACAAACTCTTGGCCCTCTTCTATACATCAGTGACATCCATGCTGAATCCCATCATCTATAGTTTAAGGAACAAGGAAGTAAAGGGTGCACTGAGAAGAACTCTGGGCCTGAAGAAAGTTCTGACAATGAAAAGGTAA
- the LOC116887294 gene encoding olfactory receptor 10C1-like isoform X2 produces MTVNCSLWQENSLSVKRFAFAKFSEVPGECFLLFTLILLMFLVSLTGNALIAFAICTSPSLHTPMYFFLANLSLLEIGYTCSVIPKMLQSLVSEARGISWEGCATQMFFFIFFGITECCLLAAMAFDRYMAICSPLHYATRMSRGVCAYLAIVSWLMGCIVGLGQTNFIFSLNFCGPCEIDHFFCDLPPLLALACGDTSQNEAAIFVAAVLCIFSPFLLIISSYVRILVAVLVMPSPEGRHKALSTCSSHLLVVTLFYGSTSATYLRPKSSHSPGVDKLLALFYTSVTSMLNPIIYSLRNKEVKGALRRTLGLKKVLTMKR; encoded by the coding sequence ATGACTGTCAACTGTTCTCTGTGGCAGGAGAATAGTTTGTCTGTCAAACGCTTTGCATTTGCCAAGTTCTCTGAGGTCCCTGGAGAATGCTTCCTCCTGTTCACCCTCATCCTTCTCATGTTCTTAGTATCACTAACAGGAAATGCTCTCATAGCCTTTGCTATTTGTACCAGTCCATCTCtacacacccccatgtacttctttctgGCCAACTTGTCTCTCCTGGAGATTGGCTATACTTGCTCTGTCATACCCAAGATGCTGCAGAGCCTTGTGAGTGAGGCCCGAGGGATCTCTTGGGAGGGATGTGCCACACAGatgtttttcttcatattctttgGTATAACTGAGTGCTGCCTATTGGCAGCCATGGCCTTTGACCGCTATATGGCTATATGTTCCCCACTCCACTATGCAACCCGAATGAGTCGTGGGGTATGTGCCTATTTGGCAATTGTCTCATGGTTAATGGGATGCATAGTAGGTCTGGGACAgaccaattttattttctccttgaacTTCTGTGGACCCTGTGAGATAGACCACTTCTTCTGTGACCTTCCACCTCTCCTGGCACTTGCCTGTGGTGATACATCCCAAAACGAGGCTGCCATCTTTGTGGCAGCAGTGCTCTGCATATTTAGTCCATTTTTACTGATCATTTCTTCCTATGTCAGAATTCTCGTTGCAGTGCTGGTGATGCCTTCACCTGAGGGGCGCCATAAAGCTCTCTCTACCTGTTCATCTCACCTACTTGTAGTCACACTCTTCTATGGCTCGACATCTGCCACCTATTTGAGGCCCAAATCTAGCCACTCACCAGGAGTGGACAAACTCTTGGCCCTCTTCTATACATCAGTGACATCCATGCTGAATCCCATCATCTATAGTTTAAGGAACAAGGAAGTAAAGGGTGCACTGAGAAGAACTCTGGGCCTGAAGAAAGTTCTGACAATGAAAAGGTAA